In Streptomyces sp. TLI_146, the genomic stretch CCCGGATGACCCGGCCGAGCACCAGCTTCTCCTGGAGCGTGGCGTCGTACGGCTTGAGCGCGTCGATCATCTCCTTGCTGTAGAGGAGGTTGGCGGAGATCGGCTCGGGCGCGAAGAAGGCGCAGAGCTGGAGGAGGCGGACCGCCGCGGGCGAGCGCTGCTTCAGCCGCTCGATCGAGACGTTCCAGGTGGCGGCGACCGGCTCCGGGTATCCGGCCGGCTGGTTGAGGGCGAGGACGCTGGGCGCCTGCTGGGCCAGCTGCTCCAGATAGGCGGCGACCGGCGTCGCCGTCTCCGCGATCCACGCCGCCGCCTGCTCGACGGCGAGCGGCAGGTCGCCCACCGCGGTGGCGACCTGGTCGGCGTCGTCCACGGAGAGCCCGGGGGCGCGCCGCTGGAGGTGCTCGATGGACTCCTCGCGCAGGAACACGTCGACGGGCAGCGCGTCGCCGTACTGCGACCAGGTCTGGTTCCTGGAGGTGACCAGGACATGGCCCGGGCCGCCCGGCGGGAAGAACCGCTTGAGCTGCTCGGGGTCGTCCGCGTTGTCGAAGACCAGCAGCCAGCGCGAGGTGGGCACCCCGCGCCGCAGCAGGTCGATGGCCTCGCGGGAGGCGGAGTTCATGTCGTCGCCGCCCTGCACCCCGAGCCGCACGCCGAGCTCGGCGAGTCCGGCCACCACTTCGTCGGGCTGCTCGGCGGACATCCACCAGACCAGGTCGTAGTCGGCCATGAACCGGTGGACGTACTCCAGGGCCACCTGGGTCTTGCCGACGCCGCCGAGGCCGTACAGCGTCTGCGGCTGCGGCAGGACCACGGCGAGGCCGCCGCCGAGCTGGTCGCGCATCCGCTCCAGGACCAGCGAGCGGCCGGTGAAGCCGGGGTTGCGCGGCGGCGCGTTCCAGATCTTGGGGACGGTGCCGGGGAACCGCGGCCCCGGCGCCACCCCGTCGCTGATCTGCACCGGCCGCTCCAGGGCCCGCAGCAGCGCGGTGGTGGCGTGCACCTCGTCGAGCCGGAACAGGTCCACCGGGTTGCGGTCGATGTAGGGCGCGGTGAGCCGGACGTCGCCGACCCGCAGCGGCAGCAGCTGGCGGCGGGCGCCCGAGGGGTCCTCGGCGGCGGCCCGGGACCAGATCTCCACGGCGCGGGCCGACTTGAGGTAGGCGCTGGAGAGCAGGACCACGGTACGGGCCGCGTTCTCGGCGGCGACCGCCTCCCCGTCGGCGCTGCTGGGCTCGGTCGACACGTCCCGGGGAACCACCCGGAACCCGGCCCGGGTGAGCACGGACTCGATCCAGTCGGCCCACATCCGGTTCTCGGCCACGTAGCTGAGGAACAGATCGGCCGGAAGAGCGGGCCTGCGGCGGGTGAAGGCGTCCCGGATCCGCAGCCGGATCTCCTCGTTGACGGTCGGCATCGAGGTGATCCGGCCCTCGGTGACGACGGAGGCGAGCCGCTCGAAGGCGGACAGCAGCGAGTTGGAGAGCCCGGCCTCGTCGCCGAAGGTCGCCAGCGTCTCCTCGTAGGCGTAGTAGGGGCGGTACGGGATCTCCACCGCGCCCCAGTACGCGGTGAGTTCGTCGCCGGAGAGCCCGGCCGGGAAGCGGTCGAACTTGAGCCGGGCGAGCGCCCGGCCGGCGTCCGCCTTCTCCTTCTCGCCCTCGTCGATGCGCATCGGGACGGGCAGGATGCGGATGTTCTGCCCGCTGTAGCGCTCGTCTATCTGGCGGGCCACGGAGGCGGCGCCGTCTATGGACTGGTCGCTGAGGGTGAAGCAGTCCACCAGGACGTCGGGGAGGTGGACGGTGCAGATGTCGGCGATGTCGCTGAGGCCGGTGCGGCTGTCGATCAGGACGTAGTCGTAGTTCTCCTTCATGTCCTCGCGCAGGGCGTCGAAGAAGTGGCCGCCGCCGAGCCGGTCGTAGAAGTTGTCCCAGTCGAAAGTGGAGACGGTCGCCGAGTACTCGCGGTTCTGCCGTCCGGCGGACACGAAGTCCAGGGTGCCGCCGTCGGGGAACTGCCAGCCCAGGGCCTCCGGGGTCAGCGAGACCGCGTGCGGCTGGATGCGCGCGTAGTCGCGGTGCCAGTCGTCCGAGCGCGGCACGGGACTGGTGGCGGCCCAGGCGTATTCGGTGATGAGATCGATGACCCCGGTGGTGGCGCCGAGCGTCGAGGGGTCCAGGAACGGGTGGAAGAAGCGGTGCAGCCCCGGGGCCTCCAGGTCCCAGTCCACCGCGAGGACCCGCTTGCCGTTGGCGGCAAGGATCCAGGCCGTGTTGGCGAGGGCCATGGTGCGGCCCGTACCACCCTTGTACGAGTAGAACGTGACGATGCGTCCGTCACGACTGGCTGTCATCCGTCTCCTCCGCATCGGGCGCGTGATCGAGCCTGTCGGGGATGTACTGCGTGGTGCCGAAATCGGTGCCCATCGGCCCGACCAGGCGCGGCCGTTCGGTGTGCCCGCCCCCCGCGGGCGGATAGACCGTCGCGTGTCTCAGATACTGCTGTGCCGCCGCCTCCACGACCTGGGGCAGTATCTGCCCGAAGGCCTCCATGCTCGGTACGCCCTTGGCTGCGGCCCGGCACGCGGCCCGCCCCTGGCGCATCTTGGACGGCATGGTCTCTTCCAGACGGCGTGTCAACTCCACCTCCGAGGCCCGGCTCTGATGGTCGTCGCGGTTCCACGGGACGACCACGCTCACCCAGGGCCGGTGCTCGGCGTCGAAGGCCGCGAGCCGGGCGCGCCGGTCCTCGTCCTCCAGCGCCCACCGGTCCACCAGCAGGACCTCGGGCCGCGACGGCGGCTGTTTGCCGTCGAGGTGCAGCACCTCCTCGTCGAAGGAGGAGACGGTGGTCTGGTAGTTGAGCGAGCGCACCATGTCCTCCGCCACCAGCGCGAGCGGCCGGGCGGAGATGGGGTGGTAGGGGTTCCACTCCAGCGGGCTGTCCCCGTAGTACGCGTCGTCGCGGCCCTCGGGCAGCTCGTGGCGGGTGGGCGCGGCGACGGTGACGTGCATCGGGCGGGGGCCCTCGCCGGCGGCCGCGCCGAAGGCGCTGGGCGCCAGCCGGTAGTCGACGTGGCGGCCGGGCCGTATCGCGGTGGCGTCGGCGACGCTCACGATCCGTTTGGCGAGCTCGTAGACCGCGCGTTCGTACTCCTCGGCGAATATCCGCAGCTTGATCAGCCCGTAGAGGCCGTCGGTGACATAGCGGTCGCCGAAGGCCCGGTGGTTGAACTGCAACCGCTCGGCGGGCCCGGGCAGTTGCTCGGGCGGGACCGGCACCCACAGGGCCGGCACGATCGCCTCGGCCGGGCGGTTGGTGTACGCCTGGTGCTGGATGGTGCGCTGCTCGAACGCGTACCACTCGCGGCCGCACATCTCGCTCGCGAAGTAGCGCGGCGAGAACAGCGGCACGAACACCCGGCAGGAGGCGAGGACTTCGCCGAGACGCTCCGACCAGCCCTCGCCGGACCGTATCTCCCGGTCCATGAAGCCGGCGGGCGCACCGGCGGGCAGGTCGGTCATGGCCATCACATGGCCGCAGAGATCACGGAAGAGCCGCTCCACCCACATGTCGGGGTCCGGGCCGCCCGCCCCGTACCTCGGCGTGTGCGCGTAACTCAGAAAGAAGTAGGGCCGATGTTGGTCGGCCGGACGCGGCTGCGCTGATGCGTGCACACGACCCCCGTCCTGCAGTATTGAAGAACATCATTCCGGAGCGCACGGCGCTCCATCCCCTCACCGTTCGGTCAAACAAGGCCGCTTTTCGGTCATCCACTCCACCGCATGGTCCACCGCCCCCTTGATCGAAAACAACCGGGCGGTTCTCCGTCCCAGCTGCCACTCTTTGCGCATTTCTTCCGGAAGGTCGGCCCCGACCGCCTCGAAGTCGCTGTCGTCGAGATCGACGTCGGGATAGTGGAACCATCCCCGACGCCCACTCTCGTCCCGCACCACACAGCTGTACAGCTTCTTGGGCGGGTTGTGCCGATACCGGTATTCCGCGAGGTGAAAGGCGCTGCAGACATCGAATCCCACATTGATCATGAGTACCCGGGCATCGGCGCGGTAGAGCGCGCCGAGCGGCGACTTCTCGCCCAGATGGCAATCGGGTTCATGGCCCTCCATCAGCTCCAGGGCACGGCAGCCCCAGGCGGCGAAGGAGGTCTGGGGGTGCGTACTGCGCACCGCCCCTTCCGAGGTGCGCACCCACTCCGCCAACCGGCCCATTCCCTGACTGCGGGTCCGGTCCGGATCGAAAGGCTCCATTCTGCGCTTGAAGTCCTTGTACGCGGCCGGATCCCGCAGCACGCTCCGGCTCCGCCGGCGGTGGGCGATCGAGGTGAGCGAGTTCTCCGGCGTGAAGGCCGGGACCACCAGGGTGCCCTTGAGCCGTCCGCCGACCGCCTCCCGCAGGGCCTGCCCCAGCGCCCCCGGGCCGTGCCCCAGACCGCTCATCGAGGCGTGCACGAGCAGGGTGTCCCCCTCGTTGACCCCCATGGCGACCAGGTCGTCGCGTAACGCGCTCTCCGGCACCGCTCGGTCTCGCTCATCCACGGGCTGCCTCTTCCCACTCCAACAGGACGTCGGCGACCAGGCTCTTCCCGCCCACGGTGAGTTCGGCCGCCCCCTGAAGAGCTTCCAGCGCCCGCCGGGTCTCCGCCAGAGTGCGTGCACTCCTGTCGTACGCGGCGACCGCCACCCGCTCATGCGTTTCGGCCAGCAGGACCGAAACCGGTACCGGCTCCTCGCGCCAGTCGGCCCGGTGGAGCCAGCCGCCGTCCAGCGCGTACAGGTCCGCCACGTCGCGCAGGGCCCGGAACCTGGCCCTGCGGAAGCCGCGCAGCAGCCCCAGCGCCAACGCCTCCCCCGTCAGCCCCACGGGCACCCCCAGCGCCCCGTAGCCGTGCCGCCCGGCCACCGGCTCGCCGGCGCCCGCGAGCGGGGTGAGCGTGGTCAGCGCGGCGGCCGCGGCGGCCGCGTGGCCCGGAACAGTGGCCGAGAGCAGCCCCCAGGCGGCGCCCAGGCGCCCGCTCCACTCGTCGGCCTCGGCCAGGCCCAGCCGCGGCAGCACCGCCGTGCCGAAGCAGTCGCGGTACGGGTCGAGGTCGTCGAGTGCCGGATCGGGCGCCCCGTCCCGGCCCAGCCCGCGCACCGGCAGCCAGTCGCCGCACGGCTCGCGCGGGCACTCCACCTCCAGCTCGAAGCGCTCGCCCCGGACCCGAAAGCCCTTCTCGGCCGAGACCACCTCCGCCCGGCCGGACTCGCCCCGGGCACCGAGCCTCAGCTCCCCGAGGGTGGGCAGCACCAGCCTGCCGTCCGCGTACCCGACGGTGACGGGCACGTCG encodes the following:
- the fxsT gene encoding FxSxx-COOH system tetratricopeptide repeat protein, whose amino-acid sequence is MTASRDGRIVTFYSYKGGTGRTMALANTAWILAANGKRVLAVDWDLEAPGLHRFFHPFLDPSTLGATTGVIDLITEYAWAATSPVPRSDDWHRDYARIQPHAVSLTPEALGWQFPDGGTLDFVSAGRQNREYSATVSTFDWDNFYDRLGGGHFFDALREDMKENYDYVLIDSRTGLSDIADICTVHLPDVLVDCFTLSDQSIDGAASVARQIDERYSGQNIRILPVPMRIDEGEKEKADAGRALARLKFDRFPAGLSGDELTAYWGAVEIPYRPYYAYEETLATFGDEAGLSNSLLSAFERLASVVTEGRITSMPTVNEEIRLRIRDAFTRRRPALPADLFLSYVAENRMWADWIESVLTRAGFRVVPRDVSTEPSSADGEAVAAENAARTVVLLSSAYLKSARAVEIWSRAAAEDPSGARRQLLPLRVGDVRLTAPYIDRNPVDLFRLDEVHATTALLRALERPVQISDGVAPGPRFPGTVPKIWNAPPRNPGFTGRSLVLERMRDQLGGGLAVVLPQPQTLYGLGGVGKTQVALEYVHRFMADYDLVWWMSAEQPDEVVAGLAELGVRLGVQGGDDMNSASREAIDLLRRGVPTSRWLLVFDNADDPEQLKRFFPPGGPGHVLVTSRNQTWSQYGDALPVDVFLREESIEHLQRRAPGLSVDDADQVATAVGDLPLAVEQAAAWIAETATPVAAYLEQLAQQAPSVLALNQPAGYPEPVAATWNVSIERLKQRSPAAVRLLQLCAFFAPEPISANLLYSKEMIDALKPYDATLQEKLVLGRVIREIGRFALAKVDQVGSSIQVHRLVQAVIRAQLSDEEQMDARHAVHRILAGARPDADEPIDNPETWAQFNTIWPHLTPSGARLCDEPETRRLLIDRVRYLWKRGDFNAAANLAEDLREEWREKLGPNDLQYLYLRFHLSNILRSRGRYVEAMELDEETLARQTEVLGASHPHTYMTTSALAMDLGALGQYSKAMELATEAHEGFRQIFDESHPRTLAAANNLALNMRMLGQYARARELDQDVYDRRTEVLGPEHPYTLSSAMNLARDLREIGRYEDSVALLSRTYDLYKEQLGRAFPGTLAAAKSLAVSLRRAGRLDDARRLTTATRNRYRAKYTSANPDWLACDLNMAADLFAAGDSAAARDAAQEVVDQYIKVPGERHPYTLAATNNLGIYQWGCGALDAADTLLENTIRTMRDILGENHPHALFATVNLANVKADMGDLESALEIERNAVARLREVLGAHHPETLACAANMAVTLDGLGRKEEATHLRAEAVEELQRLLGDEHAFVRIARDERRVQRDLEPLAV
- the fsxC gene encoding FxsC protein; translated protein: MHASAQPRPADQHRPYFFLSYAHTPRYGAGGPDPDMWVERLFRDLCGHVMAMTDLPAGAPAGFMDREIRSGEGWSERLGEVLASCRVFVPLFSPRYFASEMCGREWYAFEQRTIQHQAYTNRPAEAIVPALWVPVPPEQLPGPAERLQFNHRAFGDRYVTDGLYGLIKLRIFAEEYERAVYELAKRIVSVADATAIRPGRHVDYRLAPSAFGAAAGEGPRPMHVTVAAPTRHELPEGRDDAYYGDSPLEWNPYHPISARPLALVAEDMVRSLNYQTTVSSFDEEVLHLDGKQPPSRPEVLLVDRWALEDEDRRARLAAFDAEHRPWVSVVVPWNRDDHQSRASEVELTRRLEETMPSKMRQGRAACRAAAKGVPSMEAFGQILPQVVEAAAQQYLRHATVYPPAGGGHTERPRLVGPMGTDFGTTQYIPDRLDHAPDAEETDDSQS
- a CDS encoding aminoglycoside N(3)-acetyltransferase yields the protein MDERDRAVPESALRDDLVAMGVNEGDTLLVHASMSGLGHGPGALGQALREAVGGRLKGTLVVPAFTPENSLTSIAHRRRSRSVLRDPAAYKDFKRRMEPFDPDRTRSQGMGRLAEWVRTSEGAVRSTHPQTSFAAWGCRALELMEGHEPDCHLGEKSPLGALYRADARVLMINVGFDVCSAFHLAEYRYRHNPPKKLYSCVVRDESGRRGWFHYPDVDLDDSDFEAVGADLPEEMRKEWQLGRRTARLFSIKGAVDHAVEWMTEKRPCLTER